In the Kribbella sp. NBC_00482 genome, one interval contains:
- a CDS encoding alpha/beta hydrolase family protein: MGRVTDERIVGTPHGEARILAHRARRPVATLALGHGAGAGIESGDLAALAARLPKQDINVFLIEQPWRRAGRKLAPAPKALDEAWIAIIGQLRVRTPLVIGGRSAGARVACRTASSLGASGVLAMAFPLHAPGKPEKSRVDELQAAGLPTLVVQGERDPFGTPEEFPPLTEMAVVPDADHSFKVPKRAELDQQETYDLLVEAVFEWVSREVSG; encoded by the coding sequence ATGGGCCGGGTGACCGACGAACGGATAGTGGGGACGCCGCACGGAGAGGCCCGGATCCTGGCGCACCGCGCCCGCCGCCCGGTGGCGACGCTGGCCCTGGGTCACGGTGCCGGGGCCGGGATCGAGTCGGGTGACCTGGCGGCGCTGGCCGCCCGGCTGCCGAAGCAGGACATCAACGTCTTTCTGATCGAGCAGCCCTGGCGGCGCGCCGGCCGCAAGCTGGCGCCCGCGCCGAAGGCGCTCGACGAGGCGTGGATCGCGATCATCGGGCAGCTCCGGGTCCGTACGCCGCTCGTGATCGGCGGCCGCAGCGCGGGCGCCCGCGTGGCCTGCCGCACCGCGAGCAGCCTGGGCGCTTCCGGCGTACTGGCGATGGCTTTTCCGCTGCACGCACCGGGAAAGCCGGAGAAGTCGCGGGTCGACGAGCTGCAGGCGGCCGGGCTGCCGACGCTGGTCGTCCAGGGGGAGCGGGATCCGTTCGGTACGCCGGAGGAGTTCCCGCCGCTGACCGAGATGGCCGTGGTGCCGGACGCCGACCATTCCTTCAAGGTGCCGAAGCGGGCGGAGCTGGATCAGCAGGAGACGTACGACCTGCTGGTCGAAGCCGTGTTCGAATGGGTCAGCCGCGAGGTGTCCGGATAG
- a CDS encoding SOS response-associated peptidase has product MCGRYASSREPSDLVAEFEIEVGNVRETVDELGENYNVAPTDQVVAVVERKNREQPDETIRKLTTVKWGLVPSWAKDTSIGSRLINARMETVAEKPAFKKAFATRRCILPADGYYEWYTAEEKVNGKPIKQPYFIHPPDGSILSMAGLYEIWRDKSVEDPDKDEAWLWTCTVLTTSATDDLGRIHDRMPLLVERERYDAWLDPLSSDTDDLLELLVPAAPGRLEAYAVSKAVGSVKNNGPHLLDPLPPDGEDPQDSPTTLF; this is encoded by the coding sequence ATGTGCGGTAGGTATGCGTCCAGCCGGGAGCCGTCCGACCTCGTCGCGGAGTTCGAGATCGAGGTGGGCAACGTGCGCGAGACGGTCGACGAACTCGGCGAGAACTACAACGTCGCGCCGACCGACCAGGTGGTCGCGGTGGTCGAGCGGAAGAACCGCGAGCAGCCCGACGAGACGATCCGCAAGCTGACCACGGTCAAGTGGGGGCTGGTGCCGTCCTGGGCCAAGGACACCTCGATCGGCTCGCGGCTCATCAACGCCCGGATGGAGACCGTCGCGGAGAAGCCGGCCTTCAAGAAGGCGTTCGCCACCCGCCGCTGCATCCTGCCCGCCGACGGGTACTACGAGTGGTACACCGCCGAGGAGAAGGTGAACGGCAAGCCGATCAAGCAGCCGTACTTCATCCACCCGCCGGACGGCAGCATCCTGTCGATGGCCGGGCTGTACGAGATCTGGCGGGACAAGTCGGTCGAGGACCCGGACAAGGACGAGGCCTGGCTCTGGACCTGCACCGTGCTGACCACGTCGGCCACCGACGATCTCGGCCGCATCCACGACCGGATGCCGCTCCTGGTCGAACGCGAGCGGTACGACGCCTGGCTCGACCCGCTGTCCTCGGACACCGACGACCTCCTCGAGCTCCTGGTCCCGGCCGCACCGGGCCGCCTCGAGGCGTACGCCGTGTCGAAGGCGGTCGGTTCCGTGAAGAACAACGGCCCGCACCTGCTCGATCCGCTGCCGCCCGACGGCGAGGACCCGCAGGACAGCCCGACCACGCTCTTCTGA
- a CDS encoding D-alanine--D-alanine ligase family protein, producing MRVAVLCGGESSERDVSRSSGWAVAEALAGRGHDVVLIDPAAEEPVLADPVPAGHSVVPVPKEPPAAADRALLRQRMYAALTGGTVLEQLRRADRVFIALHGGWGEDGHVQALLELAGIPFTGAGHDVCAVAWHKGRCQAVLEAAGIPVPPRVLYNPAEQPEPPVGVKHLLTISPVVVKPVADGSSVAVRKVDSLDELPTEGDLLVEPFLGGREFTVAVIGATALPVVEIELTTPVFDYEAKYQPGAVREVSPAEIPEHLAERLQELALGAHRALGFGTTYSRVDFRCDTAGTPYCLEVNALPGLTPGSLVPVAARGAGITYGELVDRLLTASGGGSPTPC from the coding sequence GTGCGAGTTGCGGTGCTGTGCGGTGGCGAGAGTTCGGAGCGCGATGTCTCGCGTTCGTCCGGCTGGGCGGTGGCCGAGGCCCTCGCCGGTCGCGGTCATGACGTGGTGCTGATCGATCCGGCCGCGGAGGAACCAGTCCTCGCTGATCCCGTGCCGGCCGGCCACTCCGTCGTACCAGTGCCGAAGGAGCCTCCGGCTGCGGCTGACCGTGCCTTGTTGCGGCAGCGGATGTACGCCGCCCTGACCGGTGGAACTGTTCTGGAGCAGCTGCGGCGGGCCGATCGTGTCTTCATCGCACTGCACGGCGGCTGGGGTGAAGACGGGCACGTCCAGGCACTGCTCGAACTGGCGGGCATCCCGTTCACCGGTGCGGGCCACGACGTCTGCGCCGTTGCCTGGCACAAGGGTCGTTGCCAGGCAGTGCTCGAGGCCGCCGGGATCCCGGTGCCACCCCGGGTGCTCTACAACCCGGCCGAGCAACCTGAGCCGCCGGTCGGGGTCAAGCACCTGCTGACGATCAGCCCCGTGGTGGTGAAGCCAGTTGCGGACGGGTCGAGCGTGGCCGTCCGCAAGGTCGACTCGCTGGACGAGTTGCCGACCGAGGGCGACCTGCTCGTCGAGCCCTTCCTGGGCGGCCGGGAGTTCACCGTCGCAGTGATCGGTGCGACAGCGCTGCCCGTGGTGGAGATCGAGCTGACCACGCCCGTCTTCGACTACGAGGCGAAGTACCAGCCGGGTGCGGTGCGGGAGGTCTCCCCCGCCGAGATCCCCGAACACCTCGCGGAGCGGTTGCAGGAGCTCGCGCTCGGAGCGCATCGAGCCCTCGGGTTCGGTACGACGTACTCCCGGGTCGACTTCCGCTGCGACACCGCGGGTACGCCGTACTGCCTGGAGGTCAACGCGCTACCCGGACTCACCCCGGGCAGCCTCGTCCCGGTCGCCGCGCGGGGCGCGGGGATCACGTACGGCGAACTCGTCGACCGGTTGCTGACGGCAAGCGGCGGCGGATCGCCCACCCCGTGTTAG
- a CDS encoding sigma-70 family RNA polymerase sigma factor: protein METPDGQPDPLSDAELIARVRNGDLEAYGELYARHHHAAERMARQLVPANDADDLASDAFAKVLDALRGGGGPDVSFRAYLLTTVRRVHVDRIRSGKKVQTTDDIASYEREPETFDDPTVTGFESGAAAKAFASLPERWQAVLWHTEVEGEKPAAIAPLLGLTANGVSALAYRAREGLRQAYLQQHLADVAGDRCRWTTERLGAYVRGGLTKRENRNVREHMDDCAKCTAVYLELVEVNSALPALLAPALLGTAGIGYLAAASGAKVGLVGFFVTGWQKVTENSTRAAAGGGAVVVVAIAAVLAAMALTGNDTPPAAIDQPSTQPTQQPTQPPAQKPTVPPVKPPVKPPSAKPPASNPTQAPTSAPTSAPTTAPSTTAPTTAPTPSATPTVPTPPPTTPTPPKPTPTTPVLDEGLVTISIPRGGGSPVLETRSAQADADAGIRFVITIKTPAGNANPVVIGLKYGAELAWPLKSNPPGWTCTQASGSCTATDPANPKPLAVTFDAPTGGSTADRTFTVSAKTGRLYDDDSATVDAKATTDENLLKILDGKADPDVHHRILTVAPRANRKNVTLKLTYGSALEWPLAANPAGWKCTRSTKTCTATNPAKPAPLAADFDVPDKSSDAARTFTVAATADLVSDTDTDVLPALQQDESLLQILTPTPHTDPNPFVYNRFLKVNGAQGRTVTLDISWGRNLIFLPSYAQGWTCERTSDIRRATCTTKNYKKPLNSEWNAWLPGNSSSNAITVHARVGGREDTDSAQIPPSTSRR, encoded by the coding sequence ATGGAGACGCCGGACGGCCAGCCCGATCCGCTGAGCGACGCCGAGCTGATCGCGCGCGTTCGCAACGGCGACCTGGAGGCGTACGGCGAGCTGTACGCGCGGCACCACCACGCCGCCGAGCGGATGGCCCGCCAGCTGGTCCCGGCCAACGATGCCGACGACCTGGCCAGTGACGCGTTCGCCAAGGTCCTGGACGCGCTCCGGGGCGGCGGCGGACCGGACGTCTCCTTCCGCGCCTATCTGCTGACGACCGTACGGCGGGTGCACGTCGACCGGATCCGCTCCGGGAAGAAGGTGCAGACCACCGACGACATCGCGTCGTACGAGCGCGAGCCGGAAACCTTCGACGACCCGACCGTCACCGGATTCGAGAGCGGTGCGGCGGCGAAGGCGTTCGCCAGTTTGCCGGAACGCTGGCAGGCAGTCCTCTGGCACACCGAGGTCGAGGGCGAGAAGCCGGCCGCGATCGCTCCCCTGCTCGGTCTGACCGCGAACGGCGTGTCCGCCCTCGCCTACCGGGCCCGCGAGGGCCTGCGCCAGGCGTACCTGCAGCAGCACCTGGCCGACGTCGCCGGGGACCGCTGCCGCTGGACGACCGAGCGCCTCGGCGCTTACGTCCGCGGCGGCCTGACCAAGCGCGAGAACCGGAACGTCCGCGAGCACATGGACGACTGCGCGAAGTGCACCGCGGTCTACCTCGAGCTCGTCGAGGTCAACAGCGCGCTGCCGGCGCTGCTCGCCCCTGCCCTGCTGGGCACCGCAGGCATCGGCTACCTGGCCGCTGCCTCGGGCGCCAAGGTCGGCCTGGTCGGTTTCTTCGTCACCGGCTGGCAGAAGGTCACCGAGAACAGCACGCGGGCCGCAGCCGGCGGCGGCGCGGTCGTGGTCGTCGCGATCGCCGCCGTACTCGCCGCGATGGCGCTGACCGGCAACGACACTCCCCCGGCCGCGATCGACCAGCCGTCGACGCAACCGACGCAGCAGCCGACCCAGCCGCCCGCGCAGAAGCCCACTGTGCCGCCGGTCAAGCCGCCGGTGAAACCGCCGTCGGCCAAGCCTCCGGCATCCAACCCGACGCAGGCCCCGACCAGCGCACCGACGAGCGCCCCGACGACGGCTCCGAGCACAACCGCGCCGACCACCGCGCCGACGCCCAGTGCCACGCCGACGGTCCCGACGCCTCCTCCGACCACGCCGACGCCGCCGAAGCCGACCCCGACCACTCCGGTGCTCGACGAGGGCCTGGTGACGATCAGCATCCCGCGGGGCGGCGGCAGCCCGGTGCTCGAGACCCGATCGGCGCAGGCCGACGCCGACGCCGGCATCCGGTTTGTGATCACGATCAAGACCCCGGCCGGGAACGCGAACCCGGTGGTGATCGGGCTCAAGTACGGCGCCGAGCTCGCGTGGCCGCTGAAGTCCAACCCGCCGGGCTGGACCTGCACCCAGGCGTCCGGCTCGTGTACGGCGACCGACCCCGCGAACCCGAAGCCGCTGGCGGTCACGTTCGACGCCCCGACCGGCGGCTCGACCGCCGATCGCACCTTCACCGTCTCGGCGAAGACCGGCCGGCTGTACGACGACGATTCGGCGACCGTGGACGCGAAGGCGACCACCGACGAGAACCTGCTCAAGATCCTCGACGGCAAGGCCGACCCGGACGTCCACCACCGGATCCTGACCGTTGCCCCGCGCGCCAACCGCAAGAACGTCACGCTGAAGCTCACGTACGGCAGCGCGCTCGAGTGGCCGCTCGCAGCGAACCCGGCCGGCTGGAAGTGCACCCGGTCGACCAAGACGTGTACGGCGACCAACCCGGCCAAGCCCGCTCCGCTCGCGGCCGACTTCGACGTACCGGACAAGTCGTCGGACGCGGCGCGGACGTTCACCGTGGCGGCGACCGCGGACCTGGTCAGCGACACCGACACCGATGTGCTGCCTGCGCTCCAGCAGGACGAGTCGCTGCTGCAGATCCTCACGCCGACGCCGCACACCGACCCGAACCCGTTCGTCTACAACCGGTTCCTGAAGGTCAACGGCGCACAGGGGCGGACGGTGACCCTCGACATCTCGTGGGGACGCAACCTGATCTTCCTGCCGTCATACGCCCAGGGCTGGACGTGCGAGCGGACCAGCGACATCCGCCGCGCGACCTGCACGACGAAGAACTACAAGAAACCGCTGAACTCCGAGTGGAACGCCTGGCTCCCCGGCAACAGCTCCAGCAACGCGATCACCGTCCACGCACGGGTCGGCGGCCGCGAAGACACCGACAGCGCCCAGATCCCACCGTCAACGTCCCGGCGATGA
- the aspS gene encoding aspartate--tRNA(Asn) ligase, protein MRILSHEIPSAVGQTVTVAGWVHRRRRLAAVSFLILRDRSGLAQIVVKGSQAQLDELGEETVVQVTGTVAANPQAPGGAEIVDPVIEPLTEPAATPPIELWRPTVGAGLPVVLDNAPVTLRHPAVRAGWEIAAAALHGFRSALDGQGFTEIQTPKIVGTATESGANVFALDYFGGPAYLAQSPQFYKQTMVGVFERVFEVGPVFRAEPHDTVRHLAEYVSLDAEFGFITDHRDVLAVLRSVIAEMLSAVGTRAGGALERLGVTAPEIPVDVPVLHFSEALKIAGADPDEPDLAPADERAIGEWALREHGSDFVAVEGYPMVKRPFYTHPQPSDPRWSNSFDLLFRGVELVTGGQRLHRYSDYVAALAARGESADAPAYSSYLQAFKHGMPPHGGFAIGLERFVARLTGAENVREVTLFPRDLHRLTP, encoded by the coding sequence ATGCGAATTCTCAGCCATGAGATCCCCTCAGCAGTAGGCCAGACCGTCACGGTGGCCGGCTGGGTGCACCGAAGACGACGGCTCGCCGCCGTCAGTTTCCTGATCCTGCGCGACCGGTCCGGCCTGGCCCAGATCGTCGTCAAGGGCTCTCAGGCCCAGTTGGACGAGCTGGGTGAAGAGACAGTCGTTCAGGTGACCGGTACGGTCGCCGCCAACCCGCAGGCTCCCGGTGGCGCCGAGATCGTCGACCCGGTGATCGAGCCGCTGACCGAGCCGGCCGCGACGCCGCCGATCGAGCTGTGGCGTCCCACGGTCGGCGCCGGGCTGCCCGTCGTACTCGACAACGCACCGGTCACGCTGCGGCACCCCGCCGTACGGGCCGGATGGGAGATCGCCGCGGCCGCGCTGCACGGGTTCCGGTCCGCGCTGGACGGTCAGGGCTTCACGGAGATCCAGACGCCGAAGATCGTCGGTACGGCGACCGAGTCCGGGGCGAACGTGTTCGCGCTCGACTACTTCGGCGGCCCGGCGTACCTGGCGCAGTCGCCGCAGTTCTACAAGCAGACGATGGTCGGCGTGTTCGAGCGGGTCTTCGAGGTCGGTCCGGTGTTCCGGGCCGAGCCGCACGACACGGTCCGGCACCTGGCCGAGTACGTGTCGCTGGACGCGGAGTTCGGGTTCATCACCGACCACCGCGACGTTCTCGCTGTACTGCGTTCCGTGATCGCCGAGATGTTGTCGGCGGTCGGTACGCGAGCGGGCGGCGCGCTGGAGCGGCTCGGGGTGACGGCGCCGGAGATCCCGGTCGACGTACCGGTGCTGCACTTCAGCGAGGCGCTGAAGATCGCCGGCGCGGACCCGGACGAGCCGGACCTCGCGCCCGCGGACGAGCGCGCGATCGGCGAGTGGGCGTTGCGTGAGCACGGCAGCGACTTCGTCGCGGTCGAGGGCTACCCGATGGTGAAGCGGCCGTTCTACACGCATCCGCAGCCGTCGGACCCGCGGTGGTCGAACTCGTTCGACCTGCTGTTCCGCGGGGTCGAACTCGTCACCGGCGGCCAGCGCCTGCACCGGTACTCGGACTACGTCGCGGCCCTCGCGGCGCGCGGCGAGTCGGCGGACGCTCCGGCGTACAGCTCGTACCTGCAGGCGTTCAAGCACGGGATGCCGCCGCACGGCGGGTTCGCGATCGGGCTGGAGCGCTTCGTGGCGCGGCTGACCGGCGCGGAGAACGTCCGCGAGGTCACGCTGTTCCCCCGCGACCTGCACCGGCTGACGCCCTGA
- a CDS encoding phosphotransferase family protein, which yields MDTTESVVAELNVALGTNYQLVRQLTGGLQSTAYVLTGGVVLKWTDNPGWAARVRQAAELVRRARAVGYPTPAWLAVGTTAAGSPYQLQELVPGSPPTLDDALARQLIEICELQRDLLPEDRDASWSAWSRGVVFDGWDGVWERVQAYDGEVGELLQRYGELCRPYRDEELPHHDFVHGDLNMGNLLVADGRITGIVDIEAAGAGSRAYELVSLAASAARDGAESGVDELFLEAALRASGRAAVAVCAGAAFASVAEFVHTRSTYAHELVNHGGRRVLELLHA from the coding sequence ATGGACACCACCGAGTCGGTTGTCGCCGAGCTGAACGTTGCTCTCGGCACCAATTATCAGCTCGTGCGGCAACTGACCGGTGGTCTGCAGTCGACCGCGTACGTGCTGACCGGCGGCGTGGTCCTGAAGTGGACCGACAATCCCGGCTGGGCAGCACGGGTCCGGCAGGCGGCCGAGCTCGTCCGCCGGGCCCGCGCCGTCGGCTATCCCACACCGGCTTGGCTTGCCGTCGGCACCACCGCTGCCGGCTCGCCGTACCAATTGCAGGAGCTCGTCCCCGGCAGCCCTCCGACGCTCGACGATGCGCTGGCACGGCAGCTGATCGAGATCTGTGAGCTGCAGCGGGACCTGCTCCCGGAGGACCGTGACGCGAGCTGGTCCGCGTGGTCGCGCGGCGTCGTCTTCGACGGCTGGGATGGGGTCTGGGAACGGGTACAGGCGTACGACGGGGAAGTCGGCGAGCTCCTCCAGCGGTACGGCGAACTCTGTCGCCCGTATCGCGACGAGGAGCTGCCGCACCACGACTTCGTGCATGGGGATCTGAACATGGGCAACCTGCTCGTGGCCGACGGGCGGATCACCGGGATCGTGGACATCGAGGCGGCCGGCGCCGGCTCGCGCGCGTACGAACTGGTCTCTCTGGCAGCGTCCGCCGCACGCGACGGTGCGGAGTCCGGCGTCGACGAGCTGTTCCTCGAGGCGGCACTGCGAGCGAGCGGCCGCGCGGCGGTCGCCGTGTGTGCGGGCGCGGCTTTCGCGAGCGTGGCGGAGTTCGTCCACACGCGTTCGACGTACGCCCACGAGCTGGTGAACCACGGCGGCCGTCGGGTGCTCGAGCTGCTGCATGCATGA
- a CDS encoding M20/M25/M40 family metallo-hydrolase — protein MLREAERAVLAAIDNERIVAELRELVQIPSVDGTAAEVAVQAWCAARLEALGLTVDHWRLELVPDDPGFPGMEVERDEAWGCVGVLGGDATPGLILNGHVDVVPGGTFDARIEDGVMWGRGTCDMKGGVAAILGAVAAVVAAGIRLRKPLAVHTVIGEEDGGVGAFATFRRGHRGEACLIAEPTAGTVIPANAGSLTFRLEVPGLATHGSTRSRGVSAIEKFTVIQTALQELERERNRDPHPLLAHLDLANPLSVGTIAAGDWASTVPDHLIAEGRYGVRLGESLADARTAFEDAVTTTCAKDEWLREHPVTVTWPGGEFASGLLPEGDPLLADTVQAVTDTGSPIPAVKGAPYGSDLRQYAAAGIPTLQYGPGDVRYAHAADEHVVLSDVLDAARAYALLIVRRCS, from the coding sequence ATGCTGAGGGAGGCCGAGCGCGCCGTTCTGGCGGCGATCGACAACGAGCGGATTGTTGCGGAGCTGCGGGAGCTGGTGCAGATCCCGAGCGTGGACGGGACCGCTGCCGAGGTCGCCGTACAGGCGTGGTGTGCCGCGCGGCTGGAAGCGCTCGGGCTCACCGTGGATCACTGGCGGCTCGAGTTGGTGCCCGACGATCCTGGGTTTCCCGGGATGGAGGTCGAGCGCGACGAGGCGTGGGGCTGTGTCGGCGTGCTCGGCGGCGATGCGACACCGGGGCTGATTCTCAACGGGCATGTCGATGTGGTGCCGGGTGGCACGTTCGACGCCCGGATCGAGGACGGCGTGATGTGGGGCCGCGGGACGTGTGACATGAAGGGCGGTGTCGCGGCGATCCTCGGCGCGGTGGCGGCGGTCGTTGCCGCGGGCATTCGGTTGCGGAAGCCGCTGGCCGTGCACACCGTGATCGGCGAGGAGGACGGCGGTGTCGGCGCGTTCGCGACCTTCCGCCGCGGGCATCGCGGTGAGGCCTGCCTGATCGCGGAACCGACCGCGGGCACGGTCATCCCGGCGAACGCAGGCTCGCTGACGTTCCGTCTGGAGGTGCCGGGCCTCGCCACGCACGGTTCGACCCGCAGCCGCGGGGTGAGCGCGATCGAGAAGTTCACCGTGATCCAGACCGCGCTGCAGGAGCTCGAACGCGAGCGCAACCGCGACCCGCACCCGCTGCTCGCCCACCTCGACCTCGCCAACCCGCTGTCGGTCGGCACCATCGCGGCCGGCGACTGGGCGAGCACCGTCCCCGACCACCTGATCGCCGAGGGCAGGTACGGCGTACGCCTCGGTGAATCCCTCGCCGACGCACGGACCGCCTTCGAGGATGCGGTCACAACTACCTGTGCGAAGGACGAGTGGCTGCGTGAGCACCCGGTCACGGTCACCTGGCCGGGAGGCGAGTTCGCTTCAGGTCTGCTGCCCGAGGGCGACCCGCTCCTCGCCGACACCGTCCAGGCAGTGACCGACACAGGCAGCCCGATTCCAGCGGTCAAGGGAGCGCCGTACGGCTCAGATCTACGCCAGTACGCCGCAGCGGGCATCCCCACCTTGCAGTACGGACCTGGTGACGTCCGGTACGCGCATGCCGCCGACGAGCACGTGGTGCTCTCGGACGTGCTCGATGCCGCACGTGCGTACGCGTTACTCATCGTGCGCCGCTGCTCATAA
- a CDS encoding HNH endonuclease signature motif containing protein gives MAAGDLVPRLFERMIDCMNQCSVDQPADEASGPSGVPAGPALLSVVPGAPVTAIADEAVRGDDEHWDAAFLALVDRVRADARLAAKHGLLGRYDVPDDPDYGAGLFEAVAFQDTSELSDSGWLDRQEAIGRLEARLAAMKAEATAGYEASLHGVSADLGHRYPEPGDRAAEPGERRWVAGDLRSTADELALVWQMHKGAAMARIHTSCELVHNFPATLRALEEGQLTERAAFAIVRELSVLDDPDARRAAETALLEWAGKHPLQKMKQEAQREAARRSPDAQSRSHARAMDERSVRIFPNSDGTAELIHTQDALDAGAVMNSLTRAAAYRRRHGDSRSMDQLRADIALDRLLPRTKTGRHASPQTDPTDEVVDESSAVDAAAETVDQDVCDLRDESAIGAEASVVIHATGAEIRALINGENSTGGTAEHYGPIPQESLRKHLTRTLARNLLGKLGRSARSHLDVCITDEPPPGNSDTYTPGAAVDRFVRLRDRTCQFPGCNRPAEFADLDHRVAFAAGGRTTTDNLHCLCRHHHRLKHEGGWTVAPNRDGTTTWTGPTGRRYRTPSPEAESESEADDPPGTA, from the coding sequence GTGGCCGCGGGCGATTTGGTTCCGCGTCTATTCGAACGTATGATCGATTGCATGAATCAGTGTTCGGTCGATCAGCCCGCCGACGAGGCCAGCGGCCCGTCGGGCGTGCCGGCCGGACCTGCGCTGCTGTCTGTCGTGCCTGGTGCGCCGGTAACCGCGATTGCGGACGAGGCGGTCCGGGGTGACGACGAGCACTGGGATGCCGCGTTCCTGGCGTTGGTCGACCGGGTGCGCGCTGATGCGCGGCTCGCAGCTAAGCACGGACTACTCGGCCGGTATGACGTACCGGATGACCCTGACTATGGCGCTGGGTTGTTCGAGGCGGTGGCGTTTCAGGACACGTCTGAGTTGAGCGACTCCGGGTGGCTGGATCGGCAGGAGGCGATCGGCCGGTTGGAGGCGCGGCTGGCGGCGATGAAGGCTGAGGCGACCGCTGGGTATGAGGCCTCGTTGCATGGTGTGTCGGCTGATCTCGGGCACCGCTACCCCGAGCCTGGAGATCGGGCTGCGGAACCGGGCGAACGTCGTTGGGTGGCGGGGGATCTCCGGTCGACTGCTGATGAGCTCGCGTTGGTGTGGCAGATGCACAAGGGTGCTGCGATGGCGCGGATTCATACGTCGTGCGAGTTGGTGCACAATTTTCCGGCGACGTTGCGGGCGCTGGAGGAGGGGCAGTTGACCGAGCGGGCCGCTTTCGCGATTGTGCGGGAGTTGTCGGTGCTGGATGATCCGGACGCGCGGCGTGCGGCTGAGACGGCGTTGCTGGAGTGGGCCGGGAAGCATCCGTTGCAGAAGATGAAGCAGGAGGCGCAGCGGGAGGCTGCTCGACGGTCGCCGGACGCGCAGAGCAGGTCACATGCGCGGGCGATGGATGAGCGGTCGGTGCGGATCTTTCCGAACAGTGACGGCACGGCTGAGCTGATCCATACCCAGGACGCTTTGGACGCGGGCGCGGTGATGAACAGCCTCACGCGCGCGGCGGCGTACCGGCGTCGGCACGGCGACTCCCGGTCGATGGACCAGTTGCGCGCCGACATCGCCCTGGACCGGCTCCTCCCTCGCACGAAGACCGGTCGCCATGCCAGTCCGCAGACTGATCCCACCGACGAGGTGGTCGATGAGAGTTCGGCCGTCGACGCGGCCGCAGAGACCGTCGACCAGGACGTCTGCGATCTGCGCGACGAATCCGCCATCGGCGCAGAGGCGAGTGTCGTTATCCACGCGACCGGCGCCGAGATCCGCGCCCTGATCAACGGCGAGAACAGCACCGGCGGGACGGCCGAACACTACGGGCCGATCCCTCAAGAATCCCTGCGCAAGCACCTCACACGAACCCTTGCCCGCAACCTCCTCGGAAAGCTCGGACGCTCGGCTCGGTCCCACCTCGATGTCTGCATCACCGACGAACCGCCGCCCGGCAACTCAGACACCTACACCCCGGGCGCGGCCGTCGATCGCTTCGTTCGACTGCGCGATCGGACCTGCCAGTTCCCCGGCTGCAACCGTCCAGCTGAGTTCGCCGATCTCGACCACCGCGTCGCTTTCGCGGCCGGTGGTCGCACCACCACAGACAATCTCCACTGCCTCTGCCGACATCATCACCGCCTGAAGCACGAAGGCGGATGGACCGTCGCACCGAACCGCGACGGCACTACCACCTGGACCGGGCCGACCGGCAGGCGTTACCGCACGCCCTCGCCTGAAGCTGAATCTGAATCTGAAGCAGACGACCCGCCAGGGACGGCCTGA